Proteins encoded within one genomic window of Raineyella fluvialis:
- a CDS encoding rhomboid family intramembrane serine protease, whose amino-acid sequence MIPASVGFQCPDCVAGARSRERRTRVTSRRVRQGGAGRFATLRSESATVLLIGLIVIIQAADAVSLGRIQGLFAYWGLAILDGQVWRLVSHVLISGGILSLVINGFVLWMFGRSMEMMWGRWRFLATYFLSGLGAGVLMLAAGPTTAVMGGASTSIIGLLAANAGAKFHDREDAKADVILLAILVGFTAFQAPAMVLADVGAIVAGGLCGWLWSTQPRTGGRRRGSLTRSDQLHLMGAAGILVVCAVVATAAILVR is encoded by the coding sequence ATGATCCCGGCATCCGTCGGCTTCCAGTGCCCCGACTGTGTCGCCGGGGCCAGGTCCCGTGAGCGCCGGACCCGAGTGACCTCCCGCCGAGTACGGCAGGGCGGCGCGGGACGGTTCGCGACGTTGCGCTCGGAGAGTGCGACGGTGCTGTTGATCGGCCTGATCGTCATCATCCAGGCCGCCGACGCGGTCTCGCTCGGCCGCATCCAGGGGCTGTTCGCCTACTGGGGGCTGGCGATCCTCGATGGCCAGGTGTGGCGGCTCGTCAGCCACGTCCTGATTTCTGGCGGCATCCTCTCCCTCGTCATCAACGGCTTCGTGCTGTGGATGTTCGGGCGGTCCATGGAGATGATGTGGGGGCGCTGGCGCTTCCTCGCGACGTACTTCCTGTCCGGCCTGGGAGCCGGGGTGCTGATGCTGGCGGCAGGCCCGACGACGGCCGTGATGGGCGGCGCCTCCACGTCGATCATCGGACTGCTGGCCGCGAACGCCGGCGCGAAGTTCCATGACCGGGAGGACGCCAAGGCCGACGTCATCCTGCTGGCCATCCTGGTCGGTTTCACCGCTTTTCAGGCTCCGGCCATGGTGCTGGCGGACGTCGGCGCCATCGTCGCGGGCGGCCTCTGCGGGTGGCTGTGGTCCACTCAGCCCCGCACTGGTGGACGTCGGCGCGGGTCCCTGACCCGGTCCGACCAGCTCCACCTGATGGGCGCTGCGGGGATCCTGGTCGTGTGTGCGGTTGTGGCCACGGCGGCCATCCTCGTCCGCTGA
- a CDS encoding Lrp/AsnC family transcriptional regulator: MVTAIVFVHAETDRIPEVAQEIADLDGVTEVYSVTGSIDLVVMVRVRELDDVSAVISDRLNKVGGIIETETHIAFRAYSKHDLEAAFSLGN; this comes from the coding sequence ATGGTCACCGCAATCGTCTTCGTCCACGCCGAAACCGACCGGATCCCCGAGGTCGCCCAGGAGATCGCCGATCTCGACGGTGTGACCGAGGTCTACTCCGTCACCGGATCCATCGACCTGGTCGTCATGGTCCGGGTCCGCGAGCTGGACGATGTGTCGGCGGTCATCTCCGACCGGCTGAACAAGGTGGGCGGGATCATCGAGACCGAGACCCACATCGCTTTCCGGGCCTACTCGAAGCACGATCTCGAGGCGGCCTTCAGCCTCGGCAACTGA
- a CDS encoding DEDD exonuclease domain-containing protein — translation MITQLPFDGLAQVGDDLQPSFADLGEPLSSVDFCVVDLETTGTGKDAAITEIGASHVRAGEVLAEFQTLVDPERPVPAEISVLTGITPSLLRGAPNLPSVLPAFLEFSHGCVMVAHNARFDMGFLRRGCERLGYPWQPRQVLDTLALARQIIPRTEVRNYALGTLAAHVRADTTPTHRALEDVRATVDLLHYLIARVGNRGVTTLDDLIAMMRPVSPTRRQRAPWAKDLPHAPGVYWFFRNDPPRLSAVPAEESGGNDTEESLLPVPGSPGNDGREILYVGTSVDIHRRVQGYFTASERRARMEDMIRQADGVSCVECRTPLEAKVRELRLITTHQPRYNRRSKRAAHPVWIALTDEPYPRLSIVRDPGTKVRFGPFPGRDDAQLVVEALHEAFPVRQCSTRLSVRRPSPACALAEMGRCPAPCDHRIGRDEYIELVGEVARALSGDVSTVVSAHAARIGPLSDQERYEEAAEVRRRLQGYLETSRRHQRIASLGRCAQLVAARRTADSFAPAGAAGRPGWEIHVIRYGRLAGAARTRPGESAVRVAEEAVLLAESVAASPHGSAAFPEETALVASWLEEPGVRLIDVQGDWVWPLRTTIAAEDLPRVLTGLRPIARLGRATPVPAAPPGAGH, via the coding sequence GTGATCACCCAGCTGCCCTTCGATGGTCTGGCACAGGTCGGCGACGACCTGCAGCCGTCGTTCGCCGACCTCGGGGAACCACTGTCGTCGGTCGACTTCTGCGTGGTCGACCTGGAGACGACGGGCACCGGTAAGGACGCAGCCATCACCGAGATCGGCGCCTCGCATGTACGGGCCGGAGAGGTGCTCGCCGAGTTCCAGACCCTTGTCGACCCAGAGCGTCCGGTGCCCGCCGAGATCAGTGTGCTGACCGGCATCACCCCGTCGCTGCTGCGGGGGGCGCCGAACCTGCCCTCGGTGCTGCCGGCCTTCCTGGAGTTCAGCCACGGGTGCGTGATGGTCGCCCACAACGCCCGGTTCGACATGGGTTTCCTGCGGCGCGGCTGCGAGCGTCTCGGCTACCCCTGGCAGCCTCGGCAGGTGCTGGACACGCTGGCTCTGGCCCGCCAGATCATTCCCCGTACCGAGGTCCGCAACTACGCTCTCGGCACCCTGGCCGCGCACGTCCGCGCCGACACGACGCCGACCCACCGGGCCCTCGAGGATGTCCGGGCCACCGTCGATCTGCTGCACTACCTGATCGCGCGGGTCGGCAACCGTGGCGTCACCACCCTGGACGACCTCATCGCCATGATGCGGCCGGTCTCCCCGACCCGCCGGCAGCGGGCACCGTGGGCGAAGGACCTGCCACACGCTCCCGGGGTCTACTGGTTCTTCCGCAACGATCCGCCGCGCCTGAGCGCGGTACCGGCCGAGGAGTCCGGGGGGAACGACACCGAGGAGAGCCTTCTGCCCGTGCCCGGGAGTCCCGGGAACGACGGGCGGGAGATCCTTTACGTGGGCACCAGCGTCGACATCCACCGCCGGGTGCAGGGGTACTTCACGGCCTCGGAACGGCGGGCGCGGATGGAGGACATGATCCGGCAGGCCGACGGCGTGTCCTGCGTCGAGTGCCGTACGCCGCTGGAGGCGAAGGTCCGCGAACTCCGGCTGATCACCACGCACCAACCCCGCTACAACCGCCGCTCCAAGCGGGCGGCCCATCCGGTCTGGATCGCCCTCACCGATGAGCCGTACCCACGGCTGTCGATCGTGCGGGATCCGGGGACCAAGGTGCGCTTCGGCCCATTCCCCGGTCGAGACGACGCCCAACTGGTGGTCGAGGCCCTGCACGAGGCGTTCCCGGTCCGGCAGTGCTCGACCCGACTGAGCGTCCGGCGCCCCTCCCCGGCCTGCGCCCTCGCGGAGATGGGCCGCTGCCCCGCGCCATGCGACCACCGGATCGGGCGCGACGAGTACATCGAGCTGGTCGGGGAGGTGGCCAGGGCCCTGTCGGGCGACGTATCCACCGTGGTGAGCGCCCACGCCGCCAGGATCGGACCACTGAGTGATCAGGAGCGGTACGAAGAGGCGGCCGAGGTGCGCCGGCGGCTGCAGGGATACCTCGAGACCAGCCGCCGCCACCAGCGCATCGCCTCGCTGGGACGGTGCGCCCAACTCGTCGCCGCCCGCCGGACCGCAGACAGCTTCGCCCCCGCCGGTGCGGCCGGGCGCCCGGGCTGGGAGATCCATGTGATCCGCTACGGGCGGTTGGCCGGCGCGGCGCGCACCCGGCCGGGAGAGTCGGCGGTGAGGGTGGCCGAGGAGGCGGTCCTGCTGGCGGAGTCCGTGGCTGCGTCACCCCATGGCTCGGCGGCCTTCCCGGAGGAGACGGCCCTGGTGGCGAGTTGGCTCGAAGAACCCGGCGTACGGCTCATCGACGTCCAGGGCGATTGGGTCTGGCCGCTGCGGACGACCATCGCCGCCGAGGACCTGCCCCGGGTGCTGACCGGCCTGCGGCCCATCGCCCGCCTCGGCCGCGCGACGCCCGTCCCCGCCGCGCCGCCCGGGGCTGGACACTAG
- a CDS encoding alpha/beta hydrolase gives MVNRPVRPVVTVNPESRGYRLTAAPGARTSGDATSGTGDTPAPGSRAVLLCHGFSSTPSSLRPWAEHLAACGYDVSVPRLPGHGTNWREMNRTEWTDWYDREEQEYVRLAARYDVVFVGGMSMGAALAIRLAEQHPEIPAIAVVNPSIGTADRRYLLLPVLSRLIASTPGISGDIKHPGLREYAYDRTPLRAASSMRGLWRDVVGHLDRLTAPTLVFRSTVDHVVDDTSLGLLRRAPCELTVRMLENSYHVATLDNDAPIIEAGSAEFFDRFTTRR, from the coding sequence ATGGTCAACCGCCCCGTCCGGCCGGTCGTCACCGTGAACCCCGAGTCCCGGGGCTACCGCCTGACGGCGGCACCTGGCGCCCGTACCTCCGGTGATGCGACGTCCGGCACCGGTGACACGCCCGCTCCGGGGTCGCGTGCCGTCCTGCTCTGCCACGGATTCAGCAGTACCCCCTCCTCGCTACGTCCTTGGGCGGAGCACCTGGCCGCGTGCGGATACGACGTCTCGGTCCCCCGGTTGCCGGGGCACGGCACCAACTGGCGCGAGATGAACCGCACGGAGTGGACCGACTGGTACGACCGTGAGGAGCAGGAGTACGTCCGTCTGGCCGCGCGGTACGACGTCGTCTTCGTCGGGGGGATGTCGATGGGCGCCGCCCTGGCGATCCGGCTGGCCGAGCAGCACCCGGAGATCCCCGCGATCGCCGTGGTCAACCCCTCGATCGGCACGGCCGACCGCCGTTACCTGCTACTCCCGGTGCTGTCCCGGCTGATCGCCTCGACCCCAGGGATATCGGGCGACATCAAGCATCCCGGACTGCGCGAATACGCCTACGACCGCACGCCACTGCGAGCGGCGAGTTCGATGCGCGGGCTGTGGCGCGACGTGGTCGGACACCTGGATCGCCTGACGGCACCGACGCTCGTCTTCCGGTCCACCGTCGACCACGTCGTCGACGACACCTCCCTCGGCCTGCTGCGGCGGGCGCCCTGCGAGCTCACTGTCAGGATGCTCGAGAACTCCTACCACGTCGCCACCCTGGACAACGACGCGCCGATCATCGAGGCCGGCAGCGCCGAGTTCTTCGACCGGTTCACGACCCGGCGCTGA
- a CDS encoding lysophospholipid acyltransferase family protein → MAYSLFKRLLFRPAIVGLWRPWVEGGENVPESGPALMASNHISAGDTLMLPAMIRRRMVFPAKAEAFHGKDPKSRVVAWFLKAVGMHPMDRSGGRASAESLVEVSDVLGHGDLLGIYPEGTRSPDGRLYKGKTGVARLALHSGAPVIPVAMINSQLVKGPLGIPLMRKPGIRIGRPLDFSEYRGRDNERDVLRWITDRIMAAIAELSGQEYVDVYGTSVKAGNFTPEQLATKVLARPGLNTPKPPAAVSPAPNED, encoded by the coding sequence ATGGCCTACTCACTGTTCAAGCGGCTGCTCTTTCGCCCCGCGATCGTGGGTTTGTGGCGACCCTGGGTGGAGGGTGGCGAGAACGTCCCGGAGAGCGGGCCGGCGCTGATGGCGAGCAATCACATCTCGGCTGGGGACACGCTGATGCTGCCGGCGATGATCCGCCGCCGGATGGTCTTCCCGGCGAAGGCCGAGGCCTTCCACGGCAAGGACCCCAAGTCCCGGGTGGTGGCCTGGTTCCTGAAGGCCGTCGGCATGCACCCGATGGACCGCTCGGGCGGGCGCGCCAGCGCCGAGAGCCTGGTCGAGGTGTCGGACGTGCTCGGCCACGGCGACCTGCTCGGTATCTACCCCGAGGGCACCCGCTCGCCGGACGGCCGGCTCTACAAGGGCAAGACGGGTGTCGCCCGGCTGGCGCTGCACTCGGGTGCACCGGTCATCCCGGTCGCGATGATCAACTCCCAACTGGTCAAGGGACCCTTGGGCATCCCGCTGATGCGCAAGCCCGGGATCCGGATCGGTCGGCCCCTCGACTTCTCGGAGTATCGCGGCCGCGACAACGAGCGTGACGTGCTGCGCTGGATCACTGACCGCATCATGGCCGCCATCGCGGAGCTCTCCGGTCAGGAGTACGTCGATGTCTACGGCACCAGCGTGAAGGCGGGCAACTTCACCCCTGAACAGCTCGCCACCAAGGTGCTGGCGCGTCCCGGGTTGAACACGCCCAAGCCGCCGGCGGCCGTCTCCCCGGCGCCGAACGAGGACTGA
- a CDS encoding class II 3-deoxy-7-phosphoheptulonate synthase, producing MSEASRIPSLEQLHAMNPAQQPSYEDQAELADVIAQLRTRPPLVFAGECDDLRDKLAAVARGEGFVLQGGDCAETFAGVTAANIQNKLRTLLSMAVVMTYAAQVPIVKIGRIAGQYAKPRSKDTETRAGVTLPAYRGDAVNGYDFTPESRRHDPRRLLETYNSSSATMNLARALLTGGFADLRTAHSWNADFVRSAPVNERYTALVQEIERALAFMVSCGMDDEAMHTVEFFSSHEALLLDYEHAMTRIDSRTRTPYDVSGHFIWIGERTRQLDGAHVEFLRHLRNPIGIKLGPSTTAQDALALADKIDPDREPGRLTLITRMGAGKIRTVLPSVIDEVMASGRLPVWMCDPMHGNTFTTDNGVKTRAFSDVADEVDGFFEVHEQCGTWPGGIHIELTGDDVTECVGGVGELGEEDLGERYETLCDPRLNRNQSLELAFTVAHRLNEGRIKRANPVQEYTPKTF from the coding sequence GTGTCTGAAGCATCACGAATCCCCTCCCTCGAGCAGCTGCACGCCATGAATCCGGCCCAGCAGCCGAGCTATGAGGATCAGGCCGAGCTGGCCGACGTCATCGCCCAGCTGCGTACGCGCCCGCCGCTCGTCTTCGCCGGCGAGTGCGACGACCTGCGCGACAAGCTCGCCGCCGTCGCCCGCGGCGAGGGGTTCGTCCTCCAGGGCGGGGACTGCGCGGAGACCTTCGCCGGTGTCACCGCGGCGAACATCCAGAACAAGCTGCGGACGCTGCTGTCGATGGCTGTCGTGATGACGTACGCCGCCCAGGTGCCGATCGTGAAGATCGGCCGGATCGCCGGTCAGTACGCCAAGCCCCGTTCCAAGGACACTGAGACCCGGGCCGGGGTGACCCTGCCGGCCTACCGCGGTGATGCGGTGAACGGTTACGACTTCACCCCTGAGTCCCGGCGCCACGACCCGCGGCGACTCCTCGAGACGTACAACTCGTCGTCGGCGACGATGAACCTGGCGCGAGCCCTGCTCACCGGCGGTTTCGCCGACCTCCGCACCGCCCACTCCTGGAACGCTGATTTCGTCCGGTCGGCGCCGGTCAACGAGCGCTACACCGCGTTGGTCCAGGAGATCGAGCGGGCCCTCGCCTTCATGGTCTCCTGCGGGATGGACGACGAGGCCATGCACACGGTCGAGTTCTTCTCCTCCCATGAGGCCCTGTTGCTCGACTACGAGCACGCGATGACCCGGATCGACTCGCGGACACGGACCCCCTACGACGTGTCCGGGCACTTCATCTGGATCGGCGAGCGCACCCGTCAGCTCGACGGTGCCCACGTCGAGTTCCTCCGCCACCTGCGCAACCCGATCGGGATCAAGCTCGGCCCGAGCACCACGGCCCAGGACGCGTTGGCGCTCGCCGACAAGATCGACCCCGACCGCGAGCCGGGTCGGCTTACGCTGATCACCCGGATGGGTGCCGGCAAGATCCGTACGGTCCTCCCATCGGTCATCGACGAGGTGATGGCGTCGGGCCGGCTGCCCGTGTGGATGTGTGACCCCATGCACGGCAACACGTTCACCACCGACAACGGTGTGAAGACCCGGGCGTTCTCGGACGTGGCGGACGAGGTCGACGGTTTCTTCGAGGTGCACGAGCAGTGCGGCACCTGGCCCGGGGGCATCCACATCGAGCTCACCGGCGACGACGTCACCGAGTGCGTCGGCGGTGTCGGCGAACTGGGTGAGGAGGACCTCGGGGAGCGGTACGAGACCCTCTGCGACCCGCGGCTCAACCGCAACCAGTCCCTTGAGCTCGCCTTCACCGTGGCGCACCGGCTGAACGAGGGCCGGATCAAGCGCGCGAATCCCGTGCAGGAGTACACGCCGAAGACGTTCTGA
- a CDS encoding low molecular weight phosphatase family protein, which yields MSEPFRILTVCTGNICRSPAAEFLLRRGLGAGVVVESAGVAALVDRPVDPQMAERLRAGGVDTDGFRARYLTPELIERADLVLAMTRDHRAEVVTAVPRALGRTFTLTEYAAALEQWTEGGQTQPFYTLRVPDRLAEFTAIAAQRRGTIRFTDPDQYDVPDPFRAAPGVYDEALRRIGAAVDSIVGRLRGLEPVAGPDSADRGMSEVWGGASAAGPGPGQDRSGPVAERPWGQGAAGEGSDEGGLRRLFRRRRP from the coding sequence ATGTCCGAACCGTTCCGGATCCTCACCGTCTGCACCGGCAACATCTGCCGTTCACCGGCGGCCGAGTTCCTGCTGCGCCGGGGGCTCGGCGCCGGGGTGGTGGTGGAGAGCGCCGGCGTCGCGGCGCTGGTCGACCGCCCGGTGGATCCCCAGATGGCCGAGCGCCTGCGTGCCGGCGGGGTCGACACCGATGGGTTCCGGGCCCGCTACCTCACCCCGGAGCTGATCGAGCGGGCCGATCTGGTCCTCGCGATGACGCGCGACCACCGCGCTGAGGTGGTCACGGCCGTGCCGCGGGCCCTGGGGCGTACGTTCACCCTCACGGAATACGCGGCCGCGCTCGAGCAGTGGACGGAAGGCGGGCAGACGCAGCCCTTCTACACCCTGCGGGTGCCGGATCGGCTCGCGGAGTTCACCGCCATCGCCGCCCAGCGGCGCGGGACGATACGCTTCACCGACCCCGACCAGTACGACGTCCCGGACCCGTTCCGGGCGGCGCCGGGGGTCTACGACGAGGCGCTCCGACGCATCGGGGCAGCGGTCGACTCCATCGTGGGTCGGTTGCGGGGACTCGAACCGGTCGCCGGGCCGGACTCCGCCGACCGCGGCATGTCCGAGGTCTGGGGCGGGGCGAGTGCGGCTGGTCCGGGACCGGGGCAGGACCGGTCGGGACCCGTAGCCGAACGGCCGTGGGGCCAGGGCGCCGCGGGGGAGGGGTCAGACGAGGGGGGCCTGCGGCGCCTGTTCAGGCGCCGTCGTCCGTGA
- a CDS encoding cutinase family protein, whose protein sequence is MRFPRLTGLPFLASMFRADRSIAPELRASVARRRRRRVAAGVGASLALYSAVVAMPADAATRPAPAPAMTTVIPCQDVMFIGVRGSGETPDASLYGMGPESALAWQQYRMEIPGHSAAAMSIDYPSTSVTTLASPYSSDEFFRSIDTGVMKLEAVMAERSVNCPNEHYVISGKSQGSIITHRAMADMAAHRSAYGTGLMDRIDGVLAIADPDRLPDDSGHLYGSTATGADHYGISYAAPFIAGNRYRPTTANVDTFWAHPDRWHTICNAGDSVCDFTVSSSSPSNMLRGFDIHMNSYVTDPTGVRTAAADVAAQTRSRTTAPEQAPQAPLV, encoded by the coding sequence GTGCGCTTCCCCCGCCTGACCGGCCTTCCCTTCCTCGCCAGCATGTTCCGCGCTGACCGGTCCATCGCCCCCGAGCTGCGGGCGAGTGTGGCCCGGCGACGTCGCCGCCGTGTCGCGGCTGGGGTGGGCGCAAGCCTCGCGCTCTACAGCGCGGTCGTGGCGATGCCGGCGGATGCCGCCACGCGACCCGCTCCCGCACCGGCGATGACGACTGTCATCCCCTGCCAGGACGTGATGTTCATCGGGGTCCGCGGTTCCGGTGAGACCCCCGACGCGAGCCTCTACGGGATGGGCCCGGAGTCGGCCCTGGCGTGGCAGCAGTACCGGATGGAGATCCCCGGGCACTCCGCAGCCGCGATGTCGATCGACTACCCCTCGACCTCCGTCACCACGCTCGCCTCGCCGTACTCCTCCGACGAGTTCTTCCGCAGCATCGACACCGGCGTGATGAAGCTCGAGGCGGTCATGGCGGAGCGCTCCGTCAACTGCCCGAACGAGCACTACGTCATCTCCGGAAAGTCCCAGGGCTCGATCATCACCCACCGCGCGATGGCGGACATGGCCGCGCACCGGTCCGCGTACGGCACGGGCCTGATGGATCGCATCGACGGCGTGCTGGCCATCGCCGACCCCGACCGGCTCCCGGACGACTCCGGCCATCTGTACGGCAGCACCGCCACCGGTGCCGACCACTACGGCATCTCCTACGCGGCGCCGTTCATCGCGGGCAATCGCTACCGCCCGACCACCGCGAACGTCGACACCTTCTGGGCCCACCCGGATCGCTGGCACACCATCTGCAACGCCGGCGATTCGGTCTGCGACTTCACCGTCTCCAGCTCGTCGCCCTCGAACATGCTGCGTGGCTTCGACATCCACATGAACAGCTACGTGACGGATCCGACCGGCGTCCGCACGGCGGCCGCCGATGTGGCCGCCCAGACCCGGTCACGGACGACGGCGCCTGAACAGGCGCCGCAGGCCCCCCTCGTCTGA
- a CDS encoding PASTA domain-containing protein: protein MSNSSTVDPLIGRALDGRYQIISRLARGGMATVYRTEDRRLDRTVAVKVMHEGLGDDQDFARNFDREARAAARLSHPSIVSVFDQGNDFGRPYIVMELVEGSTLRRLVSRDAPLSPSRSLDLIDPILSALAAAHDSGLIHRDVKPENVLISRRGQLKVADFGLARAVTAQSAAATQGLLVGTVSYLPPELVELGHADTRSDVYSAGIMLFEMLTGKKPHTGDTPIQVAYAHVHRDVPKPSDWVDTDWRRSLDGIPPYLDALVGAATARDPEQRPRDARAFLDGVRRARKALSSGIMHDPHLTALLADPNSLDDTEPVDIEYTPTRRAMAALAASRAAATAARETSRPTAPGEGMTAISVATAPATPTVETAHVEGPVLQGPVAEAPVTGNRVAENRAGAHCAVERPRVPVTAAPTVPDAVPSRPEPVTSCRTEAPAIEAEEIDWADSGAIDIDRESRRRRVRRVASVITTLVAVLALALGVWWLTAGRYLPAPTVTNMTQPDAAAAVKAAGLNFATTEEFSETVPSGRVVATVPGPGEDIARGATLTAVLSKGPERYPVPPVIGKDGAAAQEALKSAHLAVGTLSQAWSEDVAEGVVLAASVQPGTTVRPGTAVDLTVSKGKEPIAITTWYNRDAKDAVATLAGKGLRVVTSEAFSDQVAAGKVAGQTPADGTLHRGDTVTLTISKGPAQVSVPDVKGMAVKDAQDTMTKAGFKTSTQPVEVNYLGLGYVARASSDPGSMLAKGSTITLYLV from the coding sequence GTGAGCAATTCCAGCACTGTCGACCCGTTGATCGGCCGCGCCCTCGATGGGCGCTACCAGATCATCTCGCGTCTGGCCCGCGGCGGCATGGCCACGGTCTACCGGACGGAGGACCGCCGGCTCGACCGTACGGTCGCGGTCAAGGTCATGCATGAGGGTCTCGGCGACGACCAGGACTTCGCCAGGAACTTCGATCGCGAGGCCAGGGCGGCCGCCCGCTTGTCACACCCCAGCATAGTCTCCGTTTTCGATCAGGGCAACGATTTCGGACGTCCCTACATCGTCATGGAACTGGTGGAGGGGTCAACCCTGCGACGCCTCGTCAGCCGCGACGCGCCGCTCAGCCCGAGCCGCTCCCTGGATCTCATCGATCCGATCCTCTCGGCCCTCGCGGCCGCGCATGACTCCGGGTTGATCCATCGCGACGTGAAGCCGGAGAACGTCCTGATCTCGCGCAGGGGCCAGCTCAAGGTCGCCGACTTCGGCCTCGCCCGGGCCGTGACGGCCCAGTCGGCCGCCGCGACCCAAGGACTGTTGGTCGGCACCGTCTCGTACCTCCCGCCGGAGCTCGTCGAGCTCGGGCACGCGGACACCCGGTCGGACGTGTACTCCGCCGGCATCATGCTGTTCGAGATGTTGACCGGCAAGAAGCCCCACACGGGCGACACGCCGATCCAGGTGGCGTACGCACATGTGCACCGCGACGTCCCGAAGCCGTCCGACTGGGTGGACACCGACTGGCGTCGATCGCTGGACGGCATCCCCCCGTATCTCGACGCCCTGGTGGGCGCGGCGACCGCCCGCGACCCCGAACAGCGTCCGCGCGATGCACGGGCCTTCCTCGACGGGGTGCGCCGGGCCCGCAAGGCGCTCTCGTCGGGCATCATGCACGACCCGCACCTGACGGCATTGCTGGCCGACCCCAACTCGCTCGACGACACCGAACCGGTCGACATCGAGTACACCCCCACACGTCGGGCCATGGCTGCCCTCGCAGCCTCGCGAGCGGCGGCGACAGCGGCCCGGGAGACCTCACGTCCGACTGCCCCCGGTGAGGGGATGACGGCGATCTCGGTGGCCACGGCGCCGGCCACCCCGACCGTCGAGACCGCCCACGTCGAGGGCCCCGTCCTCCAGGGTCCTGTCGCCGAGGCCCCTGTCACTGGGAACCGCGTCGCTGAGAACCGTGCCGGTGCACATTGCGCCGTGGAACGTCCGCGGGTCCCTGTCACCGCCGCTCCCACGGTCCCCGACGCCGTGCCGTCCAGGCCGGAGCCTGTGACCTCCTGCCGGACCGAAGCGCCGGCCATCGAGGCCGAGGAGATCGACTGGGCCGACTCCGGCGCCATTGACATCGACCGCGAGTCGCGGCGCCGCCGCGTCCGACGCGTCGCCTCGGTCATCACCACCCTCGTGGCCGTGCTCGCCCTTGCCCTGGGAGTGTGGTGGCTGACCGCCGGCCGCTACCTGCCGGCCCCGACGGTGACGAACATGACGCAGCCGGACGCGGCCGCGGCCGTCAAGGCGGCGGGTCTGAACTTCGCCACCACCGAGGAATTCTCCGAGACGGTGCCGTCGGGTCGCGTCGTCGCGACCGTGCCCGGCCCGGGTGAGGACATCGCCCGCGGCGCGACGCTCACCGCTGTGCTGTCCAAGGGTCCGGAGCGCTATCCCGTCCCGCCGGTGATCGGCAAGGACGGCGCCGCCGCGCAGGAGGCACTGAAGTCCGCCCACCTCGCGGTCGGCACCCTCAGCCAGGCGTGGAGCGAGGACGTCGCCGAGGGCGTCGTCCTGGCGGCCTCGGTGCAACCCGGCACCACGGTCAGGCCCGGCACCGCCGTCGACCTGACGGTCTCGAAGGGCAAGGAACCGATCGCCATCACCACCTGGTACAACCGCGACGCCAAGGACGCGGTGGCCACCCTGGCCGGCAAGGGCCTGCGGGTGGTCACGTCGGAGGCCTTCTCCGACCAGGTCGCCGCCGGCAAGGTGGCGGGCCAGACACCGGCTGACGGGACGCTGCATCGCGGCGACACCGTGACCCTGACGATCTCCAAGGGGCCGGCGCAGGTGTCGGTCCCGGATGTGAAGGGAATGGCGGTGAAGGACGCCCAGGACACGATGACGAAGGCAGGGTTCAAGACCTCGACCCAGCCGGTGGAGGTCAACTACCTCGGCCTGGGCTACGTGGCCCGCGCGTCCTCCGACCCCGGCTCAATGCTGGCCAAGGGGTCGACAATCACCCTTTACCTTGTCTGA